A region from the Linepithema humile isolate Giens D197 chromosome 1, Lhum_UNIL_v1.0, whole genome shotgun sequence genome encodes:
- the LOC105678603 gene encoding B-cell lymphoma 6 protein-like isoform X1, with the protein MEYGIWSLHVAELWGDPRLARRHPPILPPGATQILPRAAFALSALHRPDMLPLPLTAAGPPYVPMELVTKPASVASTNAENTDDTENNTNAEDEDAQQRDDNESNIEKPDQNDSQTCVPNESNDNEDPGDESDTGSTNSSHRSANNNLSIAKLPDPMSCLALDKEGAVTPVLNGWVLGAYTAMLGRLSAATAALEATEVPNIPSDSDSESEHSSYTEQSRGSSPNVSNAHRGYSCGSCDVVAPTRPALRKHIADCHPALSSTETSETKKCPLGCDFTTNSRCEMETHMAAHVAQGMTPTGKKRSLALQRVRYRYEREEYRCSLCSYACTIEKAFQRHLRAHARGSAPETRVSCAVCGADRSSEVDLSRHMRRHRDDRYFCCDICIFRTVQLKKLIQHRRMHTGEKPHLCPHCAYRSARRDNLRSHVRRVHKKENLYCDTFSPRGMLITPSLLATSRDTTGTDLVQSPASSPSSNPDTTN; encoded by the exons ATGGAATATGGGATCTGGAGTCTTCACGTTGCGGAACTTTGGGGTGACCCGCGTCTCGCCCGAAGGCACCCCCCGATTCTGCCTCCCGGCGCGACGCAGATCCTGCCAAGGGCCGCGTTCGCCCTGAGCGCCCTTCATCGGCCCGATATGCTGCCGCTACCGTTGACGGCGGCGGGGCCGCCCTACGTCCCTATGGAGCTGGTCACGAAACCAGCGTCGGTCGCGTCCACCAATGCCGAGAACACCGATGACACCGAGAACAATACGAACGCTGAAGATGAAGACGCTCAACAACGCGACGACAACGAAAGCAACATCGAAAAGCCTGATCAAAATGATAGTCAG ACTTGCGTGCCAAACGAAAGCAACGACAACGAAGACCCCGGTGATGAAAGCGATACTGGTAGCACCAACAGTTCACATCGATCAGCTAACAACAATCTGTCAATCGCGAAGCTACCCGATCCGATGTCGTGCTTGGCTCTTGACAAG GAAGGAGCGGTGACGCCAGTTCTGAATGGTTGGGTGCTGGGTGCCTACACGGCGATGCTGGGTAGGCTCTCAGCCGCCACTGCGGCATTAGAAGCGACGGAAGTTCCCAATATTCCTTCCGACAGTGATTCCGAGAGCGAGCACTCGTCCTACACCGAACA atcgAGAGGCAGCAGCCCAAACGTGAGCAACGCTCATCGCGGCTACTCGTGCGGCTCCTGCGACGTGGTGGCGCCGACAAGACCGGCTCTGAGGAAGCACATAGCCGATTGCCATCCGGCACTGTCCAGTACGGAGACCAGCGAGACGAAGAAGTGTCCACTGGGTTGCGACTTCACGACGAACAGCAGGTGTGAGATGGAGACCCACATGGCAGCGCACGTAGCCCAGGGAATGACGCCGACGGGGAAAAAACGGTCGCTGGCCTTGCAACGCGTCAGGTATAG ATACGAGAGGGAAGAATATCGCTGTTCGCTGTGCTCGTACGCATGCACGATCGAGAAGGCGTTCCAAAGACACCTGCGAGCCCACGCGAGGGGCAGCGCGCCGGAGACTAGGGTGAGCTGTGCCGTTTGCGGCGCCGACCGATCCTCCGAGGTCGATCTCAGCAGGCATATGCGAAGGCATCGCGACGACCGATACTTTTGCTGCGACATTTGCATCTTTCGCACGGTGCAACTGAAAAAG CTGATCCAACATCGGCGCATGCACACGGGCGAAAAGCCGCATCTGTGTCCGCACTGTGCCTACCGAAGCGCGCGTCGCGACAACCTGCGCAGCCACGTACGGCGAGTGCACAAGAAAGAAAATCTCTATTGCGACACGTTCAGTCCGCGTGGCATGCTGATAACACCCTCCCTGCTGGCCACCTCGAGGGATACCACCGGCACCGACCTGGTGCAGAGCCCGGCGTCCTCGCCGTCCTCGAATCCAGACACGACCAACTAG
- the LOC105678603 gene encoding B-cell CLL/lymphoma 6 member B protein-like isoform X2: MEYGIWSLHVAELWGDPRLARRHPPILPPGATQILPRAAFALSALHRPDMLPLPLTAAGPPYVPMELVTKPASVASTNAENTDDTENNTNAEDEDAQQRDDNESNIEKPDQNDSQTCVPNESNDNEDPGDESDTGSTNSSHRSANNNLSIAKLPDPMSCLALDKEGAVTPVLNGWVLGAYTAMLGRLSAATAALEATEVPNIPSDSDSESEHSSYTEQSRGSSPNVSNAHRGYSCGSCDVVAPTRPALRKHIADCHPALSSTETSETKKCPLGCDFTTNSRCEMETHMAAHVAQGMTPTGKKRSLALQRVRYEREEYRCSLCSYACTIEKAFQRHLRAHARGSAPETRVSCAVCGADRSSEVDLSRHMRRHRDDRYFCCDICIFRTVQLKKLIQHRRMHTGEKPHLCPHCAYRSARRDNLRSHVRRVHKKENLYCDTFSPRGMLITPSLLATSRDTTGTDLVQSPASSPSSNPDTTN; encoded by the exons ATGGAATATGGGATCTGGAGTCTTCACGTTGCGGAACTTTGGGGTGACCCGCGTCTCGCCCGAAGGCACCCCCCGATTCTGCCTCCCGGCGCGACGCAGATCCTGCCAAGGGCCGCGTTCGCCCTGAGCGCCCTTCATCGGCCCGATATGCTGCCGCTACCGTTGACGGCGGCGGGGCCGCCCTACGTCCCTATGGAGCTGGTCACGAAACCAGCGTCGGTCGCGTCCACCAATGCCGAGAACACCGATGACACCGAGAACAATACGAACGCTGAAGATGAAGACGCTCAACAACGCGACGACAACGAAAGCAACATCGAAAAGCCTGATCAAAATGATAGTCAG ACTTGCGTGCCAAACGAAAGCAACGACAACGAAGACCCCGGTGATGAAAGCGATACTGGTAGCACCAACAGTTCACATCGATCAGCTAACAACAATCTGTCAATCGCGAAGCTACCCGATCCGATGTCGTGCTTGGCTCTTGACAAG GAAGGAGCGGTGACGCCAGTTCTGAATGGTTGGGTGCTGGGTGCCTACACGGCGATGCTGGGTAGGCTCTCAGCCGCCACTGCGGCATTAGAAGCGACGGAAGTTCCCAATATTCCTTCCGACAGTGATTCCGAGAGCGAGCACTCGTCCTACACCGAACA atcgAGAGGCAGCAGCCCAAACGTGAGCAACGCTCATCGCGGCTACTCGTGCGGCTCCTGCGACGTGGTGGCGCCGACAAGACCGGCTCTGAGGAAGCACATAGCCGATTGCCATCCGGCACTGTCCAGTACGGAGACCAGCGAGACGAAGAAGTGTCCACTGGGTTGCGACTTCACGACGAACAGCAGGTGTGAGATGGAGACCCACATGGCAGCGCACGTAGCCCAGGGAATGACGCCGACGGGGAAAAAACGGTCGCTGGCCTTGCAACGCGTCAG ATACGAGAGGGAAGAATATCGCTGTTCGCTGTGCTCGTACGCATGCACGATCGAGAAGGCGTTCCAAAGACACCTGCGAGCCCACGCGAGGGGCAGCGCGCCGGAGACTAGGGTGAGCTGTGCCGTTTGCGGCGCCGACCGATCCTCCGAGGTCGATCTCAGCAGGCATATGCGAAGGCATCGCGACGACCGATACTTTTGCTGCGACATTTGCATCTTTCGCACGGTGCAACTGAAAAAG CTGATCCAACATCGGCGCATGCACACGGGCGAAAAGCCGCATCTGTGTCCGCACTGTGCCTACCGAAGCGCGCGTCGCGACAACCTGCGCAGCCACGTACGGCGAGTGCACAAGAAAGAAAATCTCTATTGCGACACGTTCAGTCCGCGTGGCATGCTGATAACACCCTCCCTGCTGGCCACCTCGAGGGATACCACCGGCACCGACCTGGTGCAGAGCCCGGCGTCCTCGCCGTCCTCGAATCCAGACACGACCAACTAG